One genomic segment of Salinigranum rubrum includes these proteins:
- a CDS encoding winged helix-turn-helix domain-containing protein → MTFREEGEAATRSPDSVFGLLGDETRLGILQALWERYDPNATDNAVPFSELFDRVDVADTGNFNYHLGRLTEHFVRRTEGGYELTAPGLKLARAVVAGGVTGDPVLEPTPVDAACERCGARMAIDYEDGTTWVRCTACEGYWPRRGGELFGFSLPPAGLRDRDPDGVLAATIVYSIHRFETMTRGVCPECGGAVDAALAVCEDHDPDGGVCEACGSSFLGVVRFVCTTCKFAWRCPSYAVVSHHPALVSFYYDHGVEHVPATWAGIARGLHWAEDLVSTEPVTLRLTVRHDGDRIRFLLDDTGTVVDVCD, encoded by the coding sequence ATGACGTTCAGGGAGGAGGGAGAGGCCGCGACGCGGTCGCCCGACAGCGTCTTCGGGCTTCTGGGCGACGAGACGCGACTCGGCATCCTGCAGGCGCTGTGGGAGCGGTACGACCCGAACGCGACCGACAACGCGGTTCCCTTCTCCGAACTCTTCGACCGGGTCGACGTCGCCGACACCGGGAACTTCAACTACCATCTGGGGAGGCTGACCGAACACTTCGTCCGACGAACCGAAGGGGGATACGAACTGACCGCGCCGGGGCTCAAACTCGCCCGGGCGGTCGTCGCCGGGGGCGTCACGGGCGACCCGGTGCTCGAACCCACCCCGGTCGACGCGGCCTGTGAGCGGTGTGGCGCGCGGATGGCCATCGACTACGAGGACGGGACGACCTGGGTGCGGTGTACCGCCTGTGAGGGGTACTGGCCCCGGCGCGGGGGCGAACTCTTCGGCTTCAGCCTCCCGCCCGCGGGCCTCCGCGACCGCGACCCCGACGGAGTCCTCGCCGCCACCATCGTCTACTCCATCCACCGCTTCGAGACGATGACCCGGGGCGTCTGCCCCGAGTGCGGCGGTGCCGTCGACGCCGCGCTCGCCGTCTGCGAGGACCACGACCCGGACGGCGGGGTCTGCGAGGCGTGTGGCTCGTCGTTCCTCGGCGTCGTCCGGTTCGTCTGCACCACGTGCAAGTTCGCCTGGCGCTGTCCCAGTTACGCGGTGGTCAGCCATCACCCCGCCCTGGTGTCGTTCTACTACGACCACGGGGTCGAACACGTTCCTGCCACCTGGGCGGGCATCGCTCGCGGACTCCACTGGGCGGAGGACCTCGTCTCGACCGAACCGGTGACGCTCCGACTCACCGTCCGTCACGACGGGGACCGGATCCGCTTTCTCCTCGACGACACTGGAACGGTTGTCGACGTGTGCGACTGA
- the sufS gene encoding bifunctional cysteine desulfurase/selenocysteine lyase SufS encodes METQESYPLDVEAIREQFPILGRKVGGDPETPGEGPDDTVPLVYLDNAATSHTPESVVEAICDYYRGYNSNVHRGIHHLSQEASVAYEQAHDRVAEFIGADGREEIVFTKNTTESMNLVAYAWGLSELGPGDSVVLTEMEHHASLVTWQQIAKKTGAEVRYIRVDEDGYLDMDHARDLIDDSTEMVSVVHISNTLGTVNPVSELADVAHEVGAYVFVDGAQSVPTRPVDVEEIDADFFAFSGHKMCGPTGIGVLYGKEHLLDEMQPYLYGGSMIRSVTYDDSTWEDLPWKFEAGTPPIAQGVALHAAVDYLDDLGMDKVQAHEDHLVEYAYDRLTEFDDVTIYGPPGDDRGGLVSFNLDSVHAHDLSSILNDHGVAIRAGDHCTQPLHDKLGAAASARASFYIYNTREEVDALVDAVDEARQLFA; translated from the coding sequence ATGGAAACGCAGGAATCGTACCCCCTCGACGTCGAGGCCATCCGGGAGCAGTTCCCGATCCTCGGCCGGAAGGTCGGCGGCGACCCGGAGACGCCCGGGGAGGGACCCGACGACACCGTCCCCCTCGTCTACCTGGACAACGCCGCGACGAGTCACACGCCCGAGTCGGTGGTAGAGGCCATCTGCGACTACTACCGCGGCTACAACTCGAACGTCCACCGGGGCATCCATCACCTGAGCCAGGAGGCCTCGGTCGCGTACGAGCAGGCCCACGACCGCGTCGCCGAGTTCATCGGGGCCGACGGGAGAGAAGAGATCGTCTTCACGAAGAACACCACGGAGTCGATGAACCTCGTCGCCTACGCGTGGGGTCTGTCGGAACTCGGCCCGGGCGACTCGGTGGTGCTCACCGAGATGGAACACCACGCCTCGCTCGTGACGTGGCAACAGATCGCGAAGAAAACCGGCGCTGAGGTCCGGTACATCCGCGTCGACGAGGACGGCTACCTCGACATGGACCACGCGCGCGACCTCATCGACGACTCGACCGAGATGGTCTCCGTCGTGCACATCTCGAACACCCTCGGCACCGTCAACCCCGTCTCGGAACTGGCGGACGTAGCCCACGAGGTCGGCGCGTACGTCTTCGTCGACGGGGCGCAGTCGGTCCCCACGAGGCCCGTCGATGTCGAAGAGATCGACGCCGACTTCTTCGCCTTCTCGGGCCACAAGATGTGCGGTCCGACCGGTATCGGCGTCCTCTACGGGAAGGAACACCTCTTAGACGAGATGCAGCCGTATCTCTACGGCGGGAGCATGATCCGTTCTGTCACCTACGACGACTCGACGTGGGAGGACCTCCCGTGGAAGTTCGAGGCCGGTACGCCCCCCATCGCTCAGGGCGTCGCGCTCCACGCCGCCGTCGACTACCTCGACGACCTGGGGATGGACAAGGTCCAGGCCCACGAGGACCACCTCGTCGAGTACGCGTACGACCGACTGACCGAGTTCGACGACGTCACCATCTACGGCCCGCCGGGCGACGACAGGGGTGGGCTGGTGTCGTTCAACCTCGACTCGGTCCACGCCCACGACCTCTCTTCCATCCTGAACGACCACGGCGTGGCGATTCGCGCCGGCGACCACTGCACCCAGCCGCTGCACGACAAACTCGGGGCTGCGGCCTCCGCGCGCGCCTCCTTCTACATCTACAACACGCGCGAGGAAGTGGACGCGCTGGTCGACGCTGTCGACGAGGCTCGGCAGTTGTTCGCCTGA
- a CDS encoding DoxX family protein translates to MAYQPETRLKNEFAFEADGPLAAYWMAMLRVLTGWWFFHAGVTKLIEDGLAFTAGPAYLKGMTGTALGPIPVWTGTHLAWLIEPGVPLFETLIGLALMVGALTRLAAFGGVVFMTLFWVGNAEFGHGLVNSDLMGLLLFVTMIVLAAGRYYGLDAIIEKTRLVNAHPKLRYLLG, encoded by the coding sequence ATGGCGTACCAACCCGAGACGCGGCTGAAGAACGAGTTCGCGTTCGAAGCTGACGGCCCGCTCGCGGCCTACTGGATGGCGATGCTGCGCGTCCTGACCGGCTGGTGGTTCTTCCACGCCGGCGTGACGAAGCTCATCGAGGACGGCCTCGCGTTCACCGCCGGTCCGGCCTACCTGAAAGGGATGACCGGCACGGCGCTCGGTCCCATCCCCGTCTGGACGGGCACCCACCTCGCGTGGCTCATCGAACCCGGCGTCCCGCTGTTCGAGACGCTCATCGGGCTGGCGCTGATGGTCGGTGCCCTGACCCGATTGGCGGCCTTCGGCGGGGTCGTCTTCATGACCCTGTTCTGGGTCGGCAACGCCGAATTCGGCCACGGCCTGGTCAACAGCGACCTGATGGGCCTGCTGCTGTTCGTCACGATGATCGTGCTCGCGGCGGGGCGGTACTACGGGCTCGACGCGATCATCGAGAAGACCCGCCTGGTGAACGCACACCCGAAGCTCCGGTACCTGCTCGGCTGA